ATCTGGCCGAGGAACTGGCGGGCGTACGAGGAGAGGGACTCCACGTAGCGCCGCTGTCCCTCGGCGAAAATCGTGTCGAACGCGAGCGACGACTTGCCCGACCCGGAAAGCCCGGTGAAGACGATGAGGGAGTCGCGGGGGAGGTCGAGCGAGACGTTCTTGAGGTTGTGCTCGCGAGCGCCACGGACGATGAGACGGTCGGCCACGCCGGTCCGCACCTTTCTAGAGAGAAGTGGGGGAACTGAGCCCCTGTCCCAGGGTATGGGGGGCGCCACAGCGATGTACGAAGCTTGTCGACTCCGAGCGTATAGCACGCGCATTCGATTTACGGACGGTCGCAGACTCCTTCACCCGAATGAGTGGCGAGGCTAGGCTCAGCCTCATGATTGATCATGCGCACGACCTGGGCGCCGTACGGGAAGCGACCGACCGGCTGCTCAGCGCCACCGGGAAATTGGACGACGCCGCGCTCGCCGAGCCGTCGCGACTGCCGGGCTGGAGCCGCGGCCATGTCGTTGCGCACCTTTCTCGTAACGCCGACGCGCTCGTAAATGTTCTCCAGGGCCGCCCGATGTACGCAGACAGCGAAACCCGCGACCTCGACATCGAGCGCGACGCCACCCGGCCACTGGCCGAACAGCTGGCCGACCTGGCCGCAAGCGCGGCCCGCTTCACGGACGCCGCCTCGGCCCCGGCCGACTGGTCGCGCACGGTCGCCATGCGCAACGGCGTGACGGACTCGGCCTCCCGGATCCCCTTCCGCCGCCGCATCGAGGTCGAGCTGCACCATGTCGACCTGGGGGTCGGCTACGAGCTGGAGGATCTCCCGGACGAGTTCGTCACCCGGGAGATCGACTTCCTCACGGAGCGGTTCGGCCGGCACCCGGCGGTCGTGTCCACGGGCGTGGCCGACGACAAGGGCCGGGTCTGGACCACGGGCGGCGGCGCGGAAGGCGGTCCTGTCGCGGTCCGCGGCACGGCGCCTGAGCTGCTCGGCTGGCTCTCCGGGCGCCGCGACGGCTCGGCCCTGACCGTCGAGGGCGGCCCGCTTCCCGCACTGCCCCCGCTGTAGCGAAGGTGTTCACCGAACGCCCATACGCTGCGGTCCGGCCCCCCTGGAGACTCCTCGTGGGACCGGGACGTCGTCGCCCGGGATGCAGGCCGGCTCCGTTCTGCCCCATGGGTGCGGCCTGGAGCGTCCTTGAGAACGGATTAGGCTGAGACGCATGACGTACAGCGGAGCGGTCAAGGTCGGCGGGCGTGCGGACGTACATGAGTTGACGGATCTGATGATCTCCAAGGTCGCCGTCGGCCCGATGAACAACAACGCCTATCTGCTGCGTTGCCGGGCCACCGGCGAGCAGCTCCTGATCGACGCGGCCAACGAGGCCGGGACCCTGCTGCAGCTGATCGGGGACGACGGCATCGCGTCCGTCGTCACCACCCATCGGCACGGCGACCACTGGCAGGCGCTCGGCGAGGTGGTGGCGGCCACCGGCGCGCGTACATACGCCGGGCGGTACGACGCCGAGGGCATCCCCGTCCCGACCGATGTCCTGGTCGAGGACAACGACACGATCCGGGTGGGCCAGGTCGTCCTGACCGCCCGTCATCTCGTCGGCCACACCCCCGGCTCGATCGCGCTGATCTACGACGATCCGCACGGCGCCCCGCATCTGTTCACCGGGGACTGCCTCTTCCCGGGCGGCGTCGGCAATACGCACAAGGACGCCGAGGCCTTCGCGAGCCTGCTCCACGATGTGGAGACCAAGCTCTTCGACCAGTTGCCCGACGAGACCTGGGTCTATCCGGGCCACGGTCACGACACCCTGCTCGGCGACGAGCGTCCGCAACTGCCGCAGTGGCGTGCCCGCGGCTGGTGACGGCGGCCCCGGACGCACTCTCCACCCGTACGAACACCGGCCGGGGCGGGCAACGGACAGTTGCGCGCCCCGGCCGGTGCTGTTCGTACAGGCCGTCCGCCATGGTCAGGCGTCGATGCTGGAACCCTTCTCGGCGGGCCTGTCCGCCTCCGCCGCCGCGACGGCCTCGGCCTGCACCTGCTTCTTGTTGGCGATGAGGCTGGTGATCGTGGTGATCACCAGCACGCCGCAGATGACGCCGAGCGAGACCGGGATGGAGATCTCGGGGACGTGCACCCCGGACTCGTGCAGTGCGTGCAGCACCAGCTTCACGCCGATGAAGCCGAGGATGACCGAGAGGCCGTAGCTGAGGTGGACCAGCTTCTTCAGCAGGCCACCGATCAGGAAGTACAGCTGCCGCAGCCCCATCAGGGCGAAGGCGTTGGCGGTGAAGACGATGTACGGATCCTGGGTCAGGCCGAAGATCGCGGGGATCGAGTCCAGGGCGAACAGCACATCGGTGGTGCCGATGGCGAGCATGACGACCATCAGCGGCGTCAGGACGCGCTTGCCGTTGTTGCGGATGAAGAGCTTGGTGCCGTGGTACCGGTCGGCGACCCCGAAGCGGCGTTCGATGGTCTTGAGGAGCCGGTTCTCCTCGAACTCCTCCTCTTCCTCGTCGCCCCGCGCCTCCTGGATGAGCTTCCAGGCGGTGTAGATCAGGAACGCGCCGAAGATGTAGAAGACCCACGCGAAGTTGGCGATGACCGCGGCACCCGCGGCGATGAAGACCGCTCGCAGCACCAGCGCGATCAGGACACCGACGAGCAGCACCCTTTGCTGGAGGTGGGAGGGGACCGAGAACTTCGCCATGATCAGAACGAACACGAAGAGGTTGTCCACGCTGAGCGACTTCTCGGTGATGAAGCCCGCGAAGAACTCGCCCGAGGCCTGACTCTCTCCGAAGACCAGCAGGCCGAGCCCGAAGAGCGCGGCCAGCGCGATCCAGATGACCGTCCAGATTCCGGCTTCTTTGGTCGTCACGTCATGGGGCTTGCGCCCGATGAAGAAGTCGATGGCAATAAGGGCCGACAGACCAAGAATGGTCAGCACCCAAAGGGCCCATGAAACGTCCACTGCGCCTCCGGCAGTTCGCTACGGCTACTGATCAGCGTCGTCGCTGCCGGAGGTCTCCTCCACCCGGGTGCACGGGCTGCGCACCACGGGCCGGCGCCCCGGGACCGGTCACAGTCCGTACTGACGGGCACGCCGCGTTCGGGAGTACTCCCCTCCGCCCAAAGAACAGTACAGGGAACACCAAGGAAAGGTAAAGGGGAGGGTAAAGATCTTCCAAGAGAGCAGGTCAGGGGCGGTGAGACGGAATTGCCGCCTCCCTTCGGGGCTCAGGAGCGCCCGGGGCGGCGGGCCGCGGCCACGGCGGCGAGCACCTGCTCAAGGACCCGGCTGCCGGGCGGCATCCTCAGCGGCTCGTACGTCCAGGCATGGCCGACCCAGGGATCGGCCAGGTGATCGTCGGCGACCGGGGTGATTCGCAGCAGCGAGCGCCACAGCGGGTCGAGCACCGGCCCGTACTGGGCGGCGTCCTCGCGGTCCGCGACCATCAGCAGATGGACGCCGACCGAGGGCCCCTCGTCGGCGAGGTAGCGCAGCTGGGTGACGGCCCGGTCGTCGAAGCCGTGCGGGAAGTCATTGACGATCAGCAACTGTTCGCCCGTGTCCAGGTCCGGCGGAAGCGAGTCGGCGGCGCCGGCCCGGATCGCCATCTGCACCAGGTCGACACGCCGGGTGAGCCGGGCGAGGACCGAGGCCACTCCCCCGGGTCCCGCGGCGGGCGGCCCGGCGAGGGCCCCGGACCCGACCAGAGGGGCCAGGGCTCCGGCCGCCGAACCCGCGGGGTCGATGACATGGACGGAGAACTCGTCGGCCGGGTACACGGCCAGCAGCCGGGCCGCGAGCGCGACGGCGTTCTCCATGGCCAGGCGGCGCAGCCGGTCGGTATCCGTCAGGGCCGCGGCCTCGGACGCCGTACGGCCGCTGTCGATCCAGATCCCGCGCTCCAGCGGGAGCCGCACCAGCAGCGGGATGCGCAGGCCGGGGCTCTCGGGCAGATGGAGGTCGCCGATGCGCAGCGCCATGGGGATCTCCATCGGGACGCGGTAGGCGTGCCAGACGGGGTTGTCCCATCCCGCGTACGCGGCGGGGAGCGCGGGTTCCACGACGGCGGACTCGGCGGCGAGCTGGGCGAGGTCGCGGTCGAGGACCTCACGGGCCCGGGCGGTCAGTTCGTCGCGCTTGACGCGGGCCTGTTCGCGGGCCCGGTCGCCCGCGCCGCCGATCCGGCTGCGCGGGTCGGACAGGGTCCGGTCGAGCTCCTGGTCCATGCGGGACTCGGCGAAGTCGACGGCGCTGCGGTACGCGGCGGTGGTGCGGGCCAGGTCCTCGAACATGCCCCAGATCTGGTTGTAGAGGCGCTCCTCCATGGACCAGCCGGTCGCGTCCCCGGCGACGGGCTGGGCGGGGCGGCCGGGCTCGGCGGGCGGGGCGGTGGGAGGGGGCGGCGGGGGCGCGGACGCCTGGCGGCGCGGGTGCGCGTAGTTGATGGGGCCGCCCGCCGTGGCCGTGGGCGGCGGGGTGGTGGGCTCGGTGAGCGGCTCGGGCTGCTGGGCGGCCGTCGGCGGTGCGGCGGGAGGCCGACGGCCGTCGGAGGACGGTACGGAGCCCGTGCCGTGACCGACCCGGTCCCCGTCCGGGGTGCGCGGCGGGGGCGGTGCGACCGAGCGGGCCATCGCCCGGGCGACGGCGTCCTGGATGGAACGCGCCAGCTCGGCCGCCTGCGTCAGGCCCTGGTCGGCGAGCATGGCGGCGAGGCCCCCCGCGTACCCCTGGCCGACGGCGCGGACCTTCCAGGCGCCCTGGCGGCGGTAGAGCTCCAGGGCGGTGACCGCGGACTCGGCGTCCAGTCCGGTGAGGGTGCAGGTGGCGATCTCGGTGCCTTCGAGCCCGGTCACGGCGACGAACGGTGCGGCGACCGCACCGAACCTGACCGGGCCGCCGACGCCCGTGGGCAGAGCCAGCAGCACGGTGACCCGGTGCACCGAAGCGGGCAGGGCATCGAGGTCCACGGCGAGCCGGTGGTCGGCGGCGGCCTGCCTGGACACTTCGAGCCCGGGCAGCTGGGGCGAGCCCGGGTGGGCGATCCACTCGGTGCCGTGCACGGTGCCGTTCTCGTCGCCGAGCGTGGCACCGGCCACGACGGGCGTGCCGGCCGATACCCGGATCTCCAGACGGGTCTGGGGCAAGGTGTGGTTCTGCCCCCGGACCAGCTCGGCCGTCATTGCCCTGTCCCCTCGATGAGTTGCTGCTGCGTGGTGCGGCGCCATGCGGTGCAGCTCCCGGCGGCCGATGCCTCCGGGAGCTGCGCGTACCGATGCCGAACGGCCGGTCCGGCCGTGCCTACAGGTGCGGCAGGATCGCCGGCATCAGGTCCTGGAAGGTGCGGCCGTTGGCCGGGTTGCCGAGGGCGGTCATCTGCCACCCGCTCCCCGCGCGGTGCACCTTCGCCATGATCTGGGCGGTGTACTGCCCGCCGCCGTCCAGCGTGTAGCGGGCGAGTTCCTGGCCGTTGGTCTCGTCGACGATGCGGCAGAAGGCGTTCTGCACCTCCTGGAACGTCTGGCCGGTGAAGGAGTTCACCGTGAAGACGATCTGGTCGATGTGGACCGGCACCCGCTGCAGATCGACGAGGATCGCCTCGTCGTCGCCGCCCGAACCGGCGCCGCCGACCAGATTGTCCCCGGTGTGCTTGACCGAGCCGTCGTCACTGACGAGGTGACGGAAGAAGACCACGTCGACCGGCTGCTTGTCGGCGAACAGCACCGCCGAGGCATCGAGGTCGATCTCCCTCGTACGCGAACCGAACAGACCACGGCGCGGCGCCGCCTGCCAGCCGAGCCCCATCCGTACCGCGGTCAGGGTCCCCCCGTCGCTCTTCTGCAGGCTGATGGCCTGGCCCTTGGTCATATTGACCGTCACGCGCTGTCCCCTCTCCCCTTGCCCCGCAACCGTCCGTGCGCGGTTTCCCAGCACCCTACGCAGTCACGCCGAACACGCGGCCGCTTGGGGCGTTTTTGTGTCGGTCCTGCAACACACCGGGCTCGACGGGTCAGGCCAGGCCCGCCTCCCGCATCTGACGCAGCTCCTTCTTCAACTCACCGACCTCGTCGCGCAGTCGGGCCGCGACCTCGAACTGCAGGTCCGCCGCGGCCGCGCGCATCCGGTCGGTCATCTCCTCGATGATTCCGGCCAGTTCGGTGGCGGGCCGGTCGGTGACCACCACGCCGTTGCCCCCGGCCTTCCTGGAACCGGCCGTCTTGGCGCCCAGGGTGGGAACGGGGGCCTTGGTGCCCTTCGACTGGCGGTAGCCGGTACCGAGCAGCTCCTCGGTGTCGACCTCCTCGCGGGCGATCGTCGCGACGATGTCGTTGATCTTCTTGCGCAGCGGCTGCGGGTCGAGGCCGCGCTCGGTGTTGTAGGCGATCTGCTTCTCGCGGCGGCGGTTGGTCTCGTCGATGGCCTGCGCCATCGCCGGAGTGATCTTGTCCGCGTACATATGGACCTGCCCCGACACGTTACGGGCGGCGCGCCCGATGGTCTGGATCAGTGACGTCCCCGAACGCAGGAAACCCTGCTTGTCCGCGTCGAGGATGGCGACGAGCGAGACCTCGGGCAGGTCGAGGCCCTCGCGCAGGAGGTTGATGCCGACCAGTACGTCGTACTCACCGGAGCGCAGCTCGCGCAGCAGCTCGATGCGGCGCAGGGTGTCGACGTCGCTGTGCAGATAGCG
This sequence is a window from Streptomyces sp. NBC_01217. Protein-coding genes within it:
- a CDS encoding maleylpyruvate isomerase family mycothiol-dependent enzyme, with translation MIDHAHDLGAVREATDRLLSATGKLDDAALAEPSRLPGWSRGHVVAHLSRNADALVNVLQGRPMYADSETRDLDIERDATRPLAEQLADLAASAARFTDAASAPADWSRTVAMRNGVTDSASRIPFRRRIEVELHHVDLGVGYELEDLPDEFVTREIDFLTERFGRHPAVVSTGVADDKGRVWTTGGGAEGGPVAVRGTAPELLGWLSGRRDGSALTVEGGPLPALPPL
- a CDS encoding MBL fold metallo-hydrolase, with the protein product MTYSGAVKVGGRADVHELTDLMISKVAVGPMNNNAYLLRCRATGEQLLIDAANEAGTLLQLIGDDGIASVVTTHRHGDHWQALGEVVAATGARTYAGRYDAEGIPVPTDVLVEDNDTIRVGQVVLTARHLVGHTPGSIALIYDDPHGAPHLFTGDCLFPGGVGNTHKDAEAFASLLHDVETKLFDQLPDETWVYPGHGHDTLLGDERPQLPQWRARGW
- a CDS encoding TerC family protein; amino-acid sequence: MDVSWALWVLTILGLSALIAIDFFIGRKPHDVTTKEAGIWTVIWIALAALFGLGLLVFGESQASGEFFAGFITEKSLSVDNLFVFVLIMAKFSVPSHLQQRVLLVGVLIALVLRAVFIAAGAAVIANFAWVFYIFGAFLIYTAWKLIQEARGDEEEEEFEENRLLKTIERRFGVADRYHGTKLFIRNNGKRVLTPLMVVMLAIGTTDVLFALDSIPAIFGLTQDPYIVFTANAFALMGLRQLYFLIGGLLKKLVHLSYGLSVILGFIGVKLVLHALHESGVHVPEISIPVSLGVICGVLVITTITSLIANKKQVQAEAVAAAEADRPAEKGSSIDA
- a CDS encoding TerD family protein, with product MTAELVRGQNHTLPQTRLEIRVSAGTPVVAGATLGDENGTVHGTEWIAHPGSPQLPGLEVSRQAAADHRLAVDLDALPASVHRVTVLLALPTGVGGPVRFGAVAAPFVAVTGLEGTEIATCTLTGLDAESAVTALELYRRQGAWKVRAVGQGYAGGLAAMLADQGLTQAAELARSIQDAVARAMARSVAPPPPRTPDGDRVGHGTGSVPSSDGRRPPAAPPTAAQQPEPLTEPTTPPPTATAGGPINYAHPRRQASAPPPPPPTAPPAEPGRPAQPVAGDATGWSMEERLYNQIWGMFEDLARTTAAYRSAVDFAESRMDQELDRTLSDPRSRIGGAGDRAREQARVKRDELTARAREVLDRDLAQLAAESAVVEPALPAAYAGWDNPVWHAYRVPMEIPMALRIGDLHLPESPGLRIPLLVRLPLERGIWIDSGRTASEAAALTDTDRLRRLAMENAVALAARLLAVYPADEFSVHVIDPAGSAAGALAPLVGSGALAGPPAAGPGGVASVLARLTRRVDLVQMAIRAGAADSLPPDLDTGEQLLIVNDFPHGFDDRAVTQLRYLADEGPSVGVHLLMVADREDAAQYGPVLDPLWRSLLRITPVADDHLADPWVGHAWTYEPLRMPPGSRVLEQVLAAVAAARRPGRS
- a CDS encoding TerD family protein, translated to MTVNMTKGQAISLQKSDGGTLTAVRMGLGWQAAPRRGLFGSRTREIDLDASAVLFADKQPVDVVFFRHLVSDDGSVKHTGDNLVGGAGSGGDDEAILVDLQRVPVHIDQIVFTVNSFTGQTFQEVQNAFCRIVDETNGQELARYTLDGGGQYTAQIMAKVHRAGSGWQMTALGNPANGRTFQDLMPAILPHL